One genomic segment of Clostridium estertheticum subsp. estertheticum includes these proteins:
- a CDS encoding DUF975 family protein, which yields MPQQSSDLKRRAMQQLNGKWLQAGIVCFIAWLVTMSFSGGNFVHSFRNVWQNEELVRVPMTYSYNGFGNLVSFVLSGPITLGVSAYFLKLIRNEGPVIENMFSGFKFFVKSFVLNFLIGLFTILWTLLLIIPGIIASLGYSMSFYIMMDNPELSASESLDRSKRMMFGFKFKLFSLWCSYIGWFILGIITFGIGFLWINPYYEAAKANFYQDIRFNII from the coding sequence ATGCCACAACAAAGTAGCGATTTAAAACGTAGGGCAATGCAGCAGTTAAATGGTAAATGGCTTCAAGCTGGGATCGTGTGTTTTATTGCTTGGTTAGTTACAATGTCATTTTCAGGGGGGAATTTTGTACATTCCTTTCGAAATGTTTGGCAGAATGAAGAATTGGTTAGAGTTCCAATGACGTACTCATACAATGGCTTTGGTAATTTGGTAAGTTTTGTTTTGTCTGGACCAATAACTCTTGGTGTATCAGCTTATTTTCTTAAGCTTATACGGAATGAGGGGCCAGTTATTGAAAATATGTTTAGTGGTTTTAAATTTTTTGTGAAATCATTTGTTCTAAATTTTCTTATTGGACTTTTCACAATTTTATGGACCTTGCTTCTTATCATTCCAGGAATTATTGCTTCACTAGGATATTCAATGTCATTCTATATTATGATGGATAATCCTGAACTAAGTGCCTCGGAATCATTAGACCGAAGTAAACGCATGATGTTTGGCTTCAAATTTAAATTGTTTAGTCTATGGTGTAGTTATATAGGCTGGTTCATATTAGGAATAATAACTTTTGGTATAGGATTTTTATG